In the Arachis ipaensis cultivar K30076 chromosome B10, Araip1.1, whole genome shotgun sequence genome, one interval contains:
- the LOC107621679 gene encoding uncharacterized protein LOC107621679, with amino-acid sequence MSKSITHLICWKFEGRKYEIAQKFDIIIVNHRWIEDCIKEGRRVPEESYILQSGYEVGPLLLEVPISVPATRLTKNKVITHQIYDIDSGEQTTEISFGASENSVWEDLNTKHDKSIAYPSRRSRKGKRSICAGNGGCTVAEPSPKGRRIVNNIVDEVVLDPLLDVVPDNHHNRWDRRNHDAAATTSLCSGVNKGNTIENGETTDAGLSTQNETINGTSDSIEEIDHSNNVSALRSSTFSVEYHLPMTQMSTDTCSSAEKFTDDCQDEHVAGLPTSSELSCVICHADFSATRGILPCGHRFCFECIHSWANHRTSTRKNATCPLCKASFQSIKKVEHADKIDQKVYTQTVPCHNSAEDVFIAPHQGFPDYPFEFVVVWNQRISLTGVIFAKLEESISIAWTLL; translated from the exons ATGTCGAAATCGATCACGCATCTG ATTTGTTGGAAGTTTGAGGGAAGAAAGTATGAGATTGCCCAAAAGTTTGATATAATTATAGTCAATCATCGGTGGATTGAAGACTGCATTAAAGAAGGAAGGCGCGTGCCAGAAGAGTCATATATCTTGCAAAG TGGATATGAAGTTGGGCCATTGTTACTGGAAGTTCCAATCAGTGTTCCAGCAACTAGATTGACAAAAAATAAAGTTATAACTCATCAAATATATGATATTGACTCTGGAGAGCAAACAACTGAGATCAGTTTTGGAGCTTCGGAAAATTCTGTTTGGGAAGATTTAAATACAAAG CATGACAAGTCCATTGCTTATCCTTCTAGACGGTCAAGGAAAGGAAAAAGAAGTATCTGTGCTGGTAATGGAGGTTGTACTGTGGCTGAACCTTCTCCTAAAGGCAGAAGGATTGTAAACAATATTGTTGATGAAGTGGTGTTGGACCCTTTATTGGATGTGGTCCCGGACAACCACCATAATAGATGGGATAGACGAAACCATGATGCTGCAGCTACCACTAGCCTTTGTAGTGGTGTCAATAAGGGAAATACAATTGAAAATGGAGAAACAACAGATGCCGGATTGTCTACTCAAAATGAAACTATCAATGGAACTTCAGATAGCATTGAAGAGATCGATCATTCGAACAATGTATCAGCTCTTAGAAGTTCAACTTTCTCTGTAGAGTATCACCTACCTATGACGCAAATGTCGACAGATACATGTTCTTCTGCTGAAAAGTTCACAGATGATTGTCAGGATGAACATGTTGCTGGCTTACCTACATCCAGTGAGTTATCCTGTGTTATCTGTCACGCAGATTTCAGCGCAACAAGGGGAATTCTTCCATGTGGACATCGATTTTGTTTTGAATGCATTCATAGTTGGGCTAATCATAGG ACTTCAACGAGGAAAAATGCAACCTGTCCTTTGTGCAAGGCAAGTTTTCAGTCGATCAAGAAGGTTGAGCATGCAGATAAAATTGATCAAAAAGTATACACCCAGACAGTCCCATGTCACAATTCAGCTGAAGATGTTTTTATCGCTCCACATCAAGGATTTCCCGATTACCCTTTTGAG TTTGTGGTGGTCTGGAACCAGAGGATCTCCTTGACAGGTGTGATATTTGCCAAACTCGAAGAATCCATATCTATTGCCTGGACCCTCCTATAA